The following proteins come from a genomic window of Denitromonas sp.:
- a CDS encoding NADH-ubiquinone oxidoreductase-F iron-sulfur binding region domain-containing protein produces the protein MTEPTTVPQRRQSRRGPRGRPVDPQALATVSALLGGRSRSRDMLIEHLHHLQDHFGHITLTHLRALAAWMNLPMAAVYETASFYAHFDLVRDDEAPPPALTVRVCDSLSCQLAGAQALHAALADGLAASSVRVVRAPCMGRCDVAPVVAVGHRHLGHASPAGVRALLEAGTVVPEPIDWPRLASYCADGGYRLLLALRAGEITADAIGDLLKQAGLRGLGGAGFPTWRKWQAVRAEPAPRYLVVNADEGEPGTFKDRYYLEQSPHQFLEGTLISAAAIDAAAAYIYLRDEYPGLHVVLQEAIAELEAAGLIAPGFIALRRGAGAYICGEESALIESLEGKPGKPRHRPPFVAQVGLFGRPTLVSNVETVFWIPPLQARGADWFARQGRHGRSGVRSYSVSGRVRRPGVHVAPAGITLRELVDEFCGGMANGHTLLAYLPGGASGGILPARLADIPLDFDTLQPHGCFIGSAAIIVISEQDDLRAVARNLMAFFADESCGQCTPCRVGTEKMLAMLDQPEWDAALMRRLAQVMQDASICGLGQAAPNPVLGLLTHFPVVLAQQGVAVRNEAGAR, from the coding sequence ATGACCGAACCGACAACCGTCCCCCAGCGAAGACAATCGCGCCGCGGCCCGCGTGGCCGGCCGGTCGACCCGCAGGCGCTGGCGACGGTCTCGGCGCTGCTCGGCGGCCGGTCGCGCTCGCGTGACATGCTGATCGAACACCTCCATCACCTGCAGGACCACTTTGGCCACATCACGCTGACCCACCTGCGCGCCCTGGCGGCGTGGATGAACCTGCCGATGGCAGCGGTTTACGAGACCGCGAGCTTCTACGCGCATTTCGATCTGGTGCGTGACGACGAGGCGCCGCCGCCAGCGCTCACCGTGCGTGTGTGCGATTCGCTGTCGTGCCAACTGGCCGGTGCGCAGGCCCTGCACGCGGCCTTGGCCGACGGACTGGCTGCGTCGTCCGTGCGTGTCGTCCGCGCACCATGCATGGGGCGCTGCGATGTGGCGCCCGTGGTGGCGGTGGGGCATCGCCATCTGGGCCACGCCAGCCCGGCCGGCGTCCGCGCCTTGCTCGAGGCCGGCACGGTGGTGCCCGAGCCAATCGACTGGCCGCGCCTGGCAAGCTATTGCGCCGATGGCGGCTACCGGTTGCTGCTTGCGCTGCGTGCGGGCGAGATCACCGCTGACGCGATCGGCGATCTGCTGAAACAGGCCGGCCTGCGCGGTCTGGGCGGCGCGGGCTTTCCCACCTGGCGCAAGTGGCAGGCCGTGCGTGCCGAGCCGGCGCCGCGCTATCTGGTGGTCAACGCCGATGAAGGCGAGCCGGGTACTTTCAAGGACCGCTACTACCTCGAGCAGTCGCCGCACCAGTTTCTGGAAGGCACGCTGATCAGCGCTGCCGCGATCGACGCGGCGGCGGCCTACATCTATCTGCGTGACGAGTACCCCGGGTTGCACGTTGTGTTGCAGGAGGCCATCGCCGAGCTCGAAGCGGCCGGCCTGATCGCGCCGGGCTTCATCGCGCTGCGGCGTGGCGCCGGGGCCTACATCTGTGGCGAGGAATCGGCGCTGATCGAGTCGCTCGAGGGCAAGCCGGGCAAGCCGCGACACCGCCCGCCGTTTGTCGCGCAGGTCGGCCTGTTCGGGCGGCCCACGCTGGTGAGCAACGTTGAGACGGTGTTCTGGATTCCGCCCCTGCAGGCGCGCGGCGCCGACTGGTTTGCCCGCCAGGGGCGCCATGGTCGCAGCGGCGTGCGCAGCTATTCGGTGTCGGGGCGGGTCAGGCGACCCGGGGTGCATGTGGCGCCCGCCGGCATCACCCTGCGCGAGCTGGTCGACGAGTTCTGCGGTGGCATGGCCAACGGGCACACGCTGCTGGCCTATCTGCCCGGGGGCGCCTCGGGCGGTATCCTGCCGGCACGCCTGGCGGATATCCCGCTCGATTTCGACACGCTCCAGCCACATGGCTGTTTCATCGGCTCGGCGGCGATCATCGTGATTTCCGAGCAGGACGATCTGCGCGCCGTGGCACGAAACCTGATGGCCTTTTTCGCCGACGAGTCCTGCGGGCAGTGCACGCCATGCCGGGTTGGCACCGAAAAGATGCTGGCCATGCTCGATCAGCCCGAGTGGGACGCCGCGCTGATGCGCCGCCTGGCGCAGGTCATGCAGGATGCGTCGATCTGTGGGCTCGGCCAGGCCGCGCCGAATCCGGTGCTCGGGCTGCTCACCCATTTCCCCGTCGTGCTGGCGCAGCAGGGCGTTGCCGTGCGCAACGAGGCAGGTGCCCGATGA